The nucleotide window GGACTGGCCGACCTCGACGAAATGGCCTCCCGCGTCTCCCAGGTTCCCGGTGTCACCAAAGTCTCCGGCGTCACCCGCCCCACCGGGGAACGCCTCGATCAAGCGCAACTGGCCTGGCAAAACGGTCAAATAGGAGACAAGATGGCCGGCGCGGTCGCCGACGGTAACGCTCGCCGCGACGACCTCACCAAACTCACCGACGGCGCCGATCAACTCGCCGGCGGACTGGCCCAACTCGACACCACCGTGCGCACCGCACTGACCCCCCTGGCGGGCATCCTCACGCAAGCCCAATCCGCCGGCGCTCAGGTCAACCAGTTCCGACCACTACTGCAACAACTCTCAGCGACCGCCCCTGCGGTCGATCAGGCCATCCAAGCCGGCCCCGGCCTACGCCCCCTGGCCGACCAAGCACAACACGCCATCACCACCTTGGACCCGCTCGTCGGTGCCCTCAACACCTCGCCGTGGTGTGCCACCACACCCCAATGCGCCCAGATCCGCGACCAAGTACAGATCCTGACCACCCTGCGCAACAACGGATTCTTCACCCAAATCGCCGACCTCGGCGACCGCTACAACCCCGCCAGCAATGCCACCGTCGCCGGCACCCTCACCACCGTCCAAAACGCCGTCACCTCGCTGGACAACGCTTTCGGGGCGCTGGGAAACCCCGCTGACCTGGCCAGCAACCTGCGCCGCCTCCAAGACGGGATCGGCCAACTCGCCTCCGGAGCCCAAGCGTTGGCCACCGGTGTGCGCACCCTAGCCGACAGCAACATCGAAATGCTCTCCGGGATGAGCCAGATCGCCACCCAACTCCAGAACTCTGCACGCGCCGCCCAGGACTCCGACTCAGCAAGCGGTTTCTATCTGCCGGCCAACGCCTTCGAGAACCGCCAATTCACCGACGTCGCGAAACAATTCCTCTCACCAGACGGCAAAACAGCACGGTTCATGATCGAAACCAGCTACGACCCCTACAGCGTCGAGGCCATGAACCTCGCCCACCAGATCACCGACGTCGCCAACGCCGCGCGCCCCAACACCTCCCTGGCTGAGGCCACCGTCTCGGTCGCCGGCTTCCCCGCCGTCAACTCCGACATCCAACGATTCCTCTGGGCAGACTTCTTCCAACTTGCGCTGGCCACCACCGTCATTGTCGGCCTCATCCTGGTGCTGCTGCTACGCGCACTACTGGCACCGATCTACCTGCTCGGCACCGTCCTGCTCAACTACCTCGCCTCGATCGGATTCGGCGTCCTGGTATTTCAGTGGATCCTCGGTCACGAAATCGCTTGGCCGGTACCTCTATTGGCGTTCATCATCCTCGTCGCCGTCGGCGCCGACTACAACATGCTGCTGGTCTCCCGACTACGCGAAGAATCCGGAAGCAACATCCGCGTCGGAGTGCTGCGCACCGTCGCCAACACCGGCGCCGTCATCACCTCCGCCGGCCTGATCTTCGCCGTCAGCATGTTCGGCCTCATGGTCGGCTCGGTAGCCATCATGATCCAAGCCGGCCTCATCATCGGCTTCGGACTACTGCTCGACACCTTCCTCGTACGCACCCTCACCGTGCCCGCCATCGCCACACTCCTCCGCGAAGCAAGCTGGTGGCCACAACGTGCGCCAACAAACCAACCCCCAACGGCAGTCACCTCCCCCAGATAAACAGACCTGCCAAACCCCGCCATGCTCGCCTCGCCGCCGCCCGTCTCAAATCTAGAGAAACGAGACGATGCCAGGAACCGCCTACCGGTCCGGCATCGCTCCAGGTTGCGCTGTCTCGTTTCTTGTCTCACGAACCTGGCGGATCCGCCATCATTCCGCCAACAACGGTGAGATTCCGCCACGTTCCGTGAGAACCTACATCAGTCAGGACGCCCAGCCCGACCTGTTCGGCGAGACCCTCCCCGAGGAGGCGGCCGAACGTTCGCGCGCAACCATGTGGGATGTGGTTCGCTTCGCCGAATACCACCAGTACCGCGCAGTTTTCGTGGAGAACGTCGTCGACGTGGTGTTCTGGCCGCCGTTCCAGGCGTGGCTCATGGCGATGGAGTCCATCGGCTACACCGGGCAGATCGTCTACCTAAATAGTATGCACGC belongs to Mycobacterium sp. SMC-4 and includes:
- a CDS encoding RND family transporter codes for the protein MADRTAGSSVTPARAARRETPVDPASSREYSARLAALGRFTVRHKALTIGVWIGAAIVLALLFPQLETVVRQQSVDLIPRDAPSLQTVERLSTAFNEQGSKTMLFVAMEDPAGLTPATQQRYDRLLERLRADSEHVLLVQDLLADPVTRAQAVSADGTSWYLPVGVSGTLGDPTAAESVQAVRDITAEVFAGSSTTAQVTGPPATFSDMIAAAEHDLLLISIATAAMIALILLIVYRSVFTALLPLLVIGLSLAVGRGVLSALGEMGMPVSQFTVAFMTAILLGAGTDYTVFLISRYHEQRRAQVPAEQAIIHATASIGRVILASAATVALAFLAMVFARLSVFAALGPACAIAVLFGFLATVTLLPPVLALAAKRGIGEPKSDRTRRYWNSVAVAVVRRPVPLLIVSLVILLALSAVAATIKISYDDRKGQPATTASNQGYQLLDRHFRKDVVITEFLVVENPTDMRTGKGLADLDEMASRVSQVPGVTKVSGVTRPTGERLDQAQLAWQNGQIGDKMAGAVADGNARRDDLTKLTDGADQLAGGLAQLDTTVRTALTPLAGILTQAQSAGAQVNQFRPLLQQLSATAPAVDQAIQAGPGLRPLADQAQHAITTLDPLVGALNTSPWCATTPQCAQIRDQVQILTTLRNNGFFTQIADLGDRYNPASNATVAGTLTTVQNAVTSLDNAFGALGNPADLASNLRRLQDGIGQLASGAQALATGVRTLADSNIEMLSGMSQIATQLQNSARAAQDSDSASGFYLPANAFENRQFTDVAKQFLSPDGKTARFMIETSYDPYSVEAMNLAHQITDVANAARPNTSLAEATVSVAGFPAVNSDIQRFLWADFFQLALATTVIVGLILVLLLRALLAPIYLLGTVLLNYLASIGFGVLVFQWILGHEIAWPVPLLAFIILVAVGADYNMLLVSRLREESGSNIRVGVLRTVANTGAVITSAGLIFAVSMFGLMVGSVAIMIQAGLIIGFGLLLDTFLVRTLTVPAIATLLREASWWPQRAPTNQPPTAVTSPR